The proteins below come from a single Methyloprofundus sedimenti genomic window:
- the rfaD gene encoding ADP-glyceromanno-heptose 6-epimerase, which produces MIIVTGGAGFIGSNIVKTLNQQGRTDIIIVDDLTDGAKFRNIVDCDIADYWDLNDFLNRIQTNTGLPLKIDVIFHEGACSSTTEWDGKFMMQNNYEYSKTLLHYCLEHSIAFIYASSAATYGDTKQFTESREYEGPLNVYGYSKWQFDQYVRRLNLDKQTQVVGLRYFNVYGPREQHKGSMASVAFHLHNQLLKGENPKLFEGCDGYENGGQLRDFIYIDDIVAVNLWLFEHPEVCGIFNVGTGKAQSFRDVAEAVIEFHQKGQIEYIPFPEHLKGSYQSYTQADMNNLRQAGYNAAFKTVQEGVALYLAYLSKK; this is translated from the coding sequence GATGATTTAACCGATGGTGCAAAGTTCCGTAATATTGTGGACTGCGATATTGCTGATTATTGGGATTTAAACGACTTTCTTAACCGGATACAAACCAATACCGGCTTGCCTCTTAAAATAGATGTCATTTTTCATGAAGGCGCTTGCTCATCTACAACAGAATGGGATGGTAAATTCATGATGCAAAATAATTATGAGTATTCCAAAACCCTGTTACATTATTGTCTGGAGCATTCTATCGCCTTTATTTATGCGTCTTCGGCTGCAACTTATGGCGACACTAAACAGTTTACTGAAAGCCGTGAATATGAAGGCCCACTGAATGTTTATGGCTATTCTAAATGGCAATTTGATCAATATGTACGCAGACTGAACCTGGACAAACAGACTCAGGTTGTCGGCTTACGCTATTTTAATGTCTATGGCCCCAGGGAACAGCACAAAGGCAGTATGGCCAGTGTTGCCTTTCACTTGCATAATCAATTATTAAAGGGGGAAAACCCCAAGTTATTTGAAGGCTGTGATGGTTATGAAAATGGCGGACAATTACGAGATTTTATTTACATTGATGATATAGTCGCAGTGAATTTATGGCTATTTGAACACCCTGAAGTCTGTGGTATTTTCAATGTAGGAACGGGTAAGGCCCAATCCTTCAGAGACGTCGCTGAGGCAGTGATTGAGTTCCACCAAAAAGGGCAGATTGAATATATCCCTTTTCCTGAACATTTAAAAGGAAGTTATCAAAGCTATACTCAAGCCGATATGAATAATTTACGCCAAGCTGGCTATAATGCAGCGTTCAAAACTGTTCAGGAAGGAGTTGCCTTATATTTAGCTTATTTGAGCAAGAAGTAA